A genomic stretch from Marinimicrobium sp. C6131 includes:
- the nrdR gene encoding transcriptional regulator NrdR, with product MHCPFCGAEDTKVVDSRLVAEGDQVRRRRQCLSCSERFTTYEVAELVMPRIIKQDGTREPFDEAKLRAGLLRALEKRPVSIESIESAINQIKHFLQATGEREVPSLKVGEKVMEELRKLDEVAYVRFASVYRRFKDLNEFREEIDRLERHEPKAQV from the coding sequence ATGCACTGTCCCTTCTGCGGCGCTGAAGATACCAAGGTTGTCGATTCCCGTCTGGTGGCTGAAGGCGACCAGGTGCGTCGACGTCGGCAATGCCTGTCCTGTAGTGAGCGGTTTACCACCTACGAGGTGGCCGAGCTGGTGATGCCCCGTATCATCAAGCAGGACGGCACCCGTGAACCCTTTGACGAAGCCAAGCTGCGTGCCGGCCTGCTGCGGGCGCTGGAGAAGCGTCCGGTAAGTATCGAGTCGATCGAGTCGGCGATCAATCAGATCAAACACTTCCTCCAGGCTACCGGCGAACGCGAAGTGCCGTCGCTCAAAGTGGGCGAAAAAGTCATGGAAGAGCTGCGGAAACTCGACGAAGTGGCCTATGTGCGCTTCGCTTCCGTATACCGTCGCTTCAAGGATCTCAACGAGTTCCGCGAGGAAATCGATCGCCTGGAGCGTCACGAACCCAAGGCCCAAGTTTAA
- the ribD gene encoding bifunctional diaminohydroxyphosphoribosylaminopyrimidine deaminase/5-amino-6-(5-phosphoribosylamino)uracil reductase RibD — protein sequence MPLSDLDSPFMARALRLAERGRYTTPPNPCVGCVITHEGQVIAEGWHQRAGEAHAEVNALREAGRLARGATAYVTLEPCNHTGRTGPCSQALIDAGIARVVFGMEDPNPRVAGEGLVRLRAAGVEVDGPLLEEDARALNPGFIKRMERGLPWVRCKLAMSLDGRTAMASGESKWVTGRRAREDVQRLRARSGAIISGIDTVLMDQAALTVRADELKLDNAEAIAERQPLRVILDSRGRMTPDVPLLQHPGPVLLVHNGGASGTDWPAQVELLELPGRDGRIDLTALLRELARRECNDVLVESGATLAGAFLGQGLLDELVVYMAPKLLGSNARPLFQLPLDSMAAQLPLKIHDIRAVGHDWRITASPDPEG from the coding sequence ATGCCTCTATCGGACCTCGACAGCCCGTTCATGGCGCGCGCTTTGCGTCTGGCGGAGCGTGGCCGCTATACCACTCCGCCCAATCCCTGCGTGGGTTGCGTGATCACGCATGAGGGGCAGGTGATCGCCGAGGGTTGGCACCAGCGAGCGGGCGAAGCGCACGCTGAGGTCAACGCGCTGCGCGAGGCGGGGAGGCTGGCCCGGGGAGCCACGGCGTATGTCACTCTGGAGCCGTGCAACCACACCGGGCGCACCGGCCCCTGCAGTCAGGCGCTGATCGACGCCGGTATTGCCCGGGTGGTCTTTGGTATGGAAGACCCCAACCCCCGGGTGGCCGGGGAAGGACTGGTGCGGTTGCGCGCCGCCGGTGTCGAGGTTGATGGCCCCCTGCTGGAAGAGGACGCCCGCGCACTGAACCCCGGCTTTATCAAGCGGATGGAGCGCGGCCTGCCCTGGGTGCGCTGCAAATTGGCCATGAGCCTTGATGGTCGCACCGCCATGGCCAGCGGCGAGAGCAAATGGGTCACCGGCCGTCGGGCCCGGGAAGATGTCCAGCGCCTGCGCGCTCGCAGCGGCGCGATCATCAGCGGTATCGATACCGTGCTGATGGACCAGGCTGCGCTGACCGTGCGGGCCGACGAATTGAAACTCGATAACGCGGAAGCGATTGCCGAGCGCCAGCCGCTGCGGGTGATTTTGGACTCCCGCGGGCGCATGACCCCCGATGTGCCATTGCTACAGCATCCGGGACCGGTGTTGCTGGTTCACAACGGTGGGGCTTCTGGAACGGACTGGCCGGCACAGGTGGAACTCCTCGAGTTGCCGGGCCGCGATGGACGTATCGATTTGACCGCGCTGCTGCGCGAGCTGGCCCGACGGGAGTGCAACGACGTACTGGTAGAGTCCGGGGCGACTCTGGCCGGGGCGTTTCTGGGGCAGGGGTTGCTCGATGAGCTGGTGGTCTACATGGCACCCAAACTACTCGGCAGCAACGCGCGGCCCCTGTTTCAGTTGCCACTGGATTCCATGGCGGCCCAGTTGCCACTGAAAATTCACGACATCCGGGCGGTGGGCCACGATTGGCGCATTACCGCCAGCCCGGATCCGGAGGGTTGA
- a CDS encoding FadR/GntR family transcriptional regulator — protein MAVFERNFNLSQRMTQELGKAIVCGVYPKDESLPTEAELCEQFGVSRTAVREAVKMLSAKGLISSRPRQGIRILPEQEWNIFDSDLLRWSLEGNPSLRVLREFLQMRIAIEPEAASLAARFADEAAIDAIGEALEGMREAKNKPEEGLQADINFHVSILFASKNRFYIRLRDFIQTALNVSIRHTNVIKGDHDAIVDDHAKVYNAIRNRNPERAKAAMLLLIDEALTFIEEELAEAGETIPESR, from the coding sequence ATGGCCGTATTTGAGCGCAACTTCAACCTTTCCCAGCGTATGACGCAAGAGCTGGGCAAGGCTATCGTGTGCGGTGTTTACCCCAAGGATGAAAGCCTGCCGACCGAAGCCGAGCTGTGTGAACAGTTTGGCGTAAGCCGGACGGCGGTGCGCGAGGCGGTCAAAATGCTCTCGGCCAAGGGGCTGATTTCCAGCCGGCCCCGGCAGGGCATCCGGATTCTGCCGGAGCAGGAGTGGAACATTTTTGATTCGGACCTGCTGCGCTGGTCGCTGGAAGGCAACCCCTCATTGCGGGTGTTGCGCGAGTTCCTGCAGATGCGCATCGCCATCGAGCCGGAAGCGGCGTCTCTGGCGGCCCGGTTTGCCGACGAAGCGGCCATTGATGCGATTGGCGAGGCGCTTGAAGGGATGCGCGAAGCCAAGAACAAACCGGAAGAGGGGCTTCAGGCGGACATCAATTTTCATGTCAGTATTCTGTTTGCCAGTAAAAACCGCTTCTACATCCGCCTGCGGGACTTCATCCAGACCGCGCTGAATGTCAGTATTCGCCATACCAACGTGATCAAGGGCGATCACGACGCGATCGTCGATGACCATGCGAAGGTTTACAACGCCATTCGCAATCGCAACCCGGAGCGGGCCAAGGCAGCCATGTTGTTGCTGATCGACGAGGCGCTGACCTTCATCGAAGAAGAGTTGGCCGAAGCCGGTGAAACCATCCCCGAGTCGCGCTGA